One Rossellomorea aquimaris DNA window includes the following coding sequences:
- a CDS encoding YxlC family protein, protein MNNHQEHNDELKKLLEDGFLSINEDIDESTPSLQWFEQLVEDQQVKLKARFKRDIIIFLLLACCILTVFSLTLFQMPILFLLLQVAIFVGASIFTGITYTKKVKRI, encoded by the coding sequence ATGAACAACCATCAGGAACATAACGATGAATTAAAGAAATTACTGGAGGACGGATTCCTGTCAATTAATGAAGACATTGACGAAAGCACCCCGTCCCTGCAGTGGTTTGAGCAATTAGTAGAGGATCAGCAAGTGAAGCTTAAAGCCAGGTTTAAACGGGATATCATCATCTTTCTTCTTCTGGCCTGTTGTATCTTGACTGTGTTTTCCCTTACGTTATTTCAAATGCCAATTCTATTTCTTCTCCTTCAAGTTGCCATCTTTGTGGGAGCCTCAATTTTTACTGGCATAACATATACGAAAAAGGTGAAAAGGATATGA
- the sigY gene encoding RNA polymerase sigma factor SigY: protein MEERDLIKRAKKGNHEAFAILFQEHYPFLVKYLMKVTMNRDQAEELAQDTMAKCVEKIHQYNGKSKFSSWLISIATNRYVDLQRKKKREQSWRNEEVNVRKLKWQMKSRNEEWNDVLAALSTLSEDIRLPIILKHYYGYSYEEIGQMTEVPPGTVKSRVHHGIIRLRKELKIDEQPSGT from the coding sequence ATGGAAGAGAGAGATCTGATCAAACGGGCGAAAAAAGGGAATCATGAAGCCTTTGCCATTCTTTTTCAAGAACATTATCCTTTTCTAGTAAAGTACTTAATGAAAGTGACAATGAATCGGGATCAGGCAGAGGAGCTTGCACAGGATACAATGGCAAAATGTGTAGAGAAGATTCATCAATACAACGGGAAATCAAAATTCTCATCATGGCTGATTTCCATCGCAACCAATCGTTATGTTGATCTTCAGCGTAAAAAGAAAAGAGAACAGAGCTGGCGGAATGAAGAAGTGAATGTCAGAAAATTAAAATGGCAGATGAAGTCTAGGAATGAAGAATGGAATGATGTGCTGGCAGCCTTGTCCACACTATCAGAAGATATCAGGCTCCCTATCATACTGAAACATTACTACGGTTATTCCTATGAAGAGATTGGTCAAATGACAGAAGTGCCACCTGGGACAGTGAAATCACGGGTTCATCATGGGATCATCCGGCTGAGGAAGGAGTTGAAAATAGATGAACAACCATCAGGAACATAA
- a CDS encoding sigma 54-interacting transcriptional regulator has product MKRELILLAGTKETERALKEQLQSVFGELINITSYACDEGIPTFFTNKLIVYSSALIAPEVKEYIDFDSCTIIKARRTVNYEYIDRIFELPPGKKILYVNDFIETAKEAVSTLKRLGIDHVDYIPYSPTGDCPRQIDIAISPGETASIPPSIPSKIDIGVRLIDLNTIMKIIYHFQLSEQLTFDITDRYTRKIIELSQKLGAINRRAKTLNKFLNKVVDGVNDGILAFQEDGEITVFNEVLERMVGITATHAKGKKLNRVFKNIELNHFLTSHQDEDQQYFTLRQQNVMVYRFRLKTEGVIVATFKDMEETIEMEKVRKRELQRRGYIAKYTFESILGESALINETKMIAQKLAKSEVPVLIYGETGTGKELFSSAMHNDSSRKNSPYLAVNCSALPEDLLESELFGYEDGAFTGAKKGGKKGLFEQADGGTLFLDEIGDISLKLQARLLRVLQEMEIRRIGGNKNIPVDVRIIAATNRDLQTLIIEGSFREDLYHRLKVLSLQLPSLRDRSEDIPLLIENFLRMEQSKITKIDVVVLDALKKAPWSGNIRELKNTLLYMITVAEQNRLTVHQLPKNHYNFIEKEHTKGTFSLPAISMSKTGEYVNILTALVEFFEEGKRASRQKIYSSLQRSSTPLSVQQIRTRLNELQDLGYVLIQRGRIGTEITPEGVTWLNNNLEQVLTIR; this is encoded by the coding sequence ATGAAACGTGAATTAATTCTATTAGCTGGAACAAAGGAAACAGAAAGAGCTCTTAAGGAGCAATTACAATCCGTTTTCGGAGAACTGATCAATATTACGAGTTATGCTTGTGATGAAGGAATCCCTACATTTTTCACCAATAAATTGATTGTTTATTCTTCTGCACTGATCGCACCAGAAGTGAAGGAGTATATCGATTTCGATTCATGCACCATCATTAAAGCACGTCGAACCGTCAATTACGAATACATAGATCGTATTTTCGAATTACCTCCGGGAAAAAAGATACTATATGTGAATGATTTCATCGAAACAGCCAAAGAAGCAGTCTCTACCCTGAAACGGTTAGGTATAGATCATGTCGATTACATTCCATACTCGCCAACTGGTGACTGCCCTAGACAAATTGATATTGCCATTTCACCTGGAGAAACGGCCAGCATCCCACCTTCCATTCCCAGCAAAATCGATATCGGTGTACGCCTGATCGATTTGAATACCATTATGAAAATCATCTACCACTTTCAATTGTCAGAGCAGTTGACCTTCGATATCACCGATCGCTATACGAGAAAGATTATCGAGCTCAGTCAAAAGCTGGGTGCCATTAATCGAAGGGCGAAAACGTTAAATAAATTTTTAAATAAAGTAGTGGATGGTGTAAATGATGGGATCCTTGCCTTTCAGGAAGACGGAGAAATTACCGTATTCAATGAAGTGCTTGAACGAATGGTTGGGATCACAGCTACCCATGCGAAAGGAAAAAAACTAAACAGGGTGTTCAAGAATATCGAGCTCAATCACTTTTTGACGTCTCATCAGGATGAAGATCAACAATATTTCACTCTCCGTCAGCAGAATGTGATGGTCTATCGTTTCCGTTTGAAAACAGAGGGAGTCATCGTCGCAACGTTTAAAGATATGGAAGAAACCATCGAGATGGAAAAGGTTCGAAAACGGGAGCTTCAAAGAAGAGGATATATTGCCAAATACACATTTGAAAGCATACTGGGGGAAAGTGCCCTTATCAATGAAACCAAGATGATTGCCCAAAAGCTCGCAAAAAGTGAGGTTCCGGTTTTAATTTATGGGGAAACCGGTACAGGAAAAGAACTGTTCTCAAGTGCCATGCATAATGATTCGTCCCGAAAAAACAGTCCGTATCTTGCTGTAAACTGCAGCGCATTGCCTGAAGATTTATTAGAAAGTGAATTATTCGGCTATGAGGACGGAGCCTTCACCGGTGCAAAAAAAGGAGGAAAAAAGGGATTATTTGAACAAGCAGACGGGGGAACCCTGTTTCTTGATGAGATTGGTGACATTAGCCTAAAGCTTCAAGCAAGGCTCCTGAGGGTTCTTCAGGAAATGGAGATCAGACGGATTGGAGGAAACAAGAACATTCCTGTTGATGTCAGGATCATAGCTGCAACGAACAGGGATCTCCAAACTTTAATAATAGAAGGATCGTTTCGTGAAGATCTCTATCACCGTCTGAAAGTTCTATCATTGCAGCTGCCTAGTCTCCGTGATCGAAGCGAAGATATCCCCCTTCTCATCGAGAATTTCCTCCGTATGGAACAAAGCAAAATCACTAAAATCGACGTGGTTGTATTAGATGCATTGAAGAAAGCACCTTGGAGCGGGAATATCCGGGAACTTAAGAATACACTTCTTTACATGATCACCGTTGCAGAACAAAATCGGTTAACGGTTCATCAATTACCGAAAAATCATTATAATTTCATTGAAAAGGAACATACTAAGGGTACCTTTTCCCTTCCTGCTATCTCAATGTCTAAAACCGGTGAGTATGTAAATATCCTTACCGCTTTAGTTGAATTTTTCGAAGAAGGAAAGCGAGCCAGCAGACAAAAGATTTATTCTTCCTTGCAACGAAGCTCCACTCCTCTATCCGTTCAACAAATTCGGACAAGATTAAACGAACTCCAGGATTTAGGATATGTATTGATACAGAGAGGGCGAATTGGAACAGAAATAACGCCTGAAGGAGTAACCTGGTTAAATAATAATCTGGAGCAGGTTTTAACTATTCGTTAA
- a CDS encoding ABC transporter ATP-binding protein has translation MFSIFKKLSWFFIENWKRYTVAIVLLTIVGILDVIPPKLVGNAIDDIHLGAMTWEVVGKYLWLIGGIALISYAMTYVWMYQLFGGAFLVERKLRGKFMEHLLKMTPTFFEKNRTGDLMARATNDLKAISVTAGFGVLTLIDSSVFMLTILFTMGFLISWKLTIAAIMPLPIMAMLMKVYGARIHKRFTEAQDSFGDLNDKVLESIAGVRVIRAYVQERADEKRFADMTEDVYSKNIGVAKIDSLFEPTIKVLVGLSYLIGLGYGAYLVFHQSITLGELVSFNVYLGMLIWPMFAIGELINIMQRGNASLDRVQETLDYVQDVQDSENPQWIDSPDHIGFKDVDFQYPSSQVLNLSNINLNIHQGGTLGIVGKTGSGKTTFIKQLLREYPAGKGSLSIGGVPVSDLTIQQVRDWIGYVPQDHVLFSRTVSENILFGRHDATEQDLEQAIELADFKKDLEMLPAGLTTLVGEKGVALSGGQKQRISIARALIKNPEILILDDSLSAVDAKTEAKIIENIRKEREGKTTIITTHRLSAVQHADWIIVFEDGKVVEEGVHERLLENGGWYKEQFDRQQVEDSSREEVGA, from the coding sequence ATGTTTAGTATTTTTAAGAAATTATCTTGGTTTTTTATTGAAAATTGGAAGAGATATACGGTAGCGATCGTTCTATTGACGATTGTCGGAATCCTTGACGTGATTCCTCCAAAGCTTGTAGGGAATGCAATTGATGACATTCACCTGGGTGCGATGACGTGGGAAGTCGTCGGGAAATATCTTTGGCTGATTGGCGGAATCGCACTTATTTCGTACGCAATGACGTATGTGTGGATGTATCAATTATTTGGAGGGGCTTTTCTCGTTGAACGTAAGCTTCGCGGTAAATTTATGGAACATTTATTAAAGATGACTCCGACTTTTTTTGAAAAGAATCGTACGGGAGATTTAATGGCAAGGGCAACGAATGATCTGAAGGCCATCTCGGTTACAGCCGGTTTCGGCGTTTTGACACTAATCGATTCCAGTGTCTTTATGCTAACGATCCTTTTTACAATGGGATTTCTTATCAGCTGGAAACTGACTATCGCGGCGATAATGCCGCTTCCGATCATGGCCATGTTGATGAAGGTGTACGGTGCAAGAATTCATAAGAGATTCACGGAAGCCCAGGATTCATTCGGTGACTTGAATGATAAAGTGCTTGAGTCGATTGCAGGTGTCCGTGTCATTCGTGCGTATGTACAGGAAAGAGCGGATGAGAAGCGTTTCGCTGATATGACTGAAGACGTCTATAGTAAGAATATTGGTGTGGCAAAGATTGATTCCCTCTTTGAACCAACAATCAAGGTCCTTGTCGGGTTGAGTTATTTGATCGGACTTGGATATGGAGCATATCTTGTATTTCACCAATCGATCACATTGGGAGAGCTTGTTTCCTTTAACGTATACCTCGGTATGCTGATTTGGCCGATGTTTGCCATTGGGGAGTTGATCAATATCATGCAGCGCGGGAATGCATCGCTTGACCGGGTTCAAGAGACCCTTGATTATGTGCAGGACGTCCAGGATTCTGAGAACCCTCAATGGATAGATTCTCCTGATCATATAGGATTTAAGGATGTGGACTTTCAATATCCGTCCTCACAGGTGTTGAATCTGTCCAATATCAATCTTAATATCCATCAGGGAGGCACTCTTGGAATCGTCGGGAAGACAGGAAGCGGAAAAACGACCTTTATCAAGCAGCTCCTCCGTGAATATCCTGCCGGAAAAGGGTCTTTATCCATAGGGGGGGTCCCGGTCAGTGATTTGACCATCCAGCAGGTAAGGGATTGGATCGGTTACGTGCCCCAGGATCATGTCCTTTTCTCAAGGACCGTCAGTGAAAACATTCTGTTCGGAAGACATGATGCGACTGAGCAAGACCTGGAACAAGCCATTGAACTAGCTGATTTCAAAAAAGATCTTGAAATGCTTCCGGCCGGATTAACCACTCTTGTAGGAGAAAAGGGTGTGGCCCTTTCAGGTGGTCAGAAGCAGCGGATTTCAATTGCCCGGGCACTGATCAAAAATCCGGAAATCCTGATTCTGGATGACTCGCTTTCGGCTGTTGATGCGAAAACTGAAGCGAAGATCATTGAGAATATACGAAAAGAACGTGAAGGAAAAACAACGATTATTACGACTCATCGTCTCTCCGCCGTTCAGCATGCAGACTGGATTATCGTGTTTGAAGATGGGAAAGTGGTAGAAGAAGGGGTACATGAAAGACTCCTTGAAAACGGTGGTTGGTATAAAGAACAATTCGATCGCCAACAAGTTGAAGATTCCTCACGCGAGGAGGTGGGCGCATGA
- a CDS encoding YbjQ family protein codes for MIIVTTDFVPGMEVKELRGFVRGSTVQAKHIGKDIIAGLKTIIGGEISEYSELMEEARKQAIDRMMEEASQKGANAVIAVRLETSAVMQNASEIIAYGTAVIVE; via the coding sequence ATGATTATAGTGACAACCGATTTTGTACCAGGTATGGAAGTAAAAGAATTAAGAGGATTTGTAAGGGGAAGTACCGTTCAAGCGAAGCATATTGGCAAAGATATCATTGCGGGTCTTAAAACCATCATTGGTGGAGAAATAAGCGAATATAGTGAGTTGATGGAGGAAGCAAGGAAACAAGCGATTGACCGTATGATGGAAGAAGCTTCTCAAAAAGGTGCAAATGCCGTTATTGCCGTTCGTTTAGAAACCTCGGCTGTCATGCAGAACGCTTCTGAAATTATTGCTTACGGAACGGCTGTCATCGTGGAATAA
- the yfcC gene encoding putative basic amino acid antiporter YfcC, producing MEKEQKAWKVPHTFIIVFFVVLAAAILTYIVPKGQFTTEEITFMQDGEEQTKTVLNPDSFSYLKDDDGNLIRGGTSLFESGGGIGFLNYVFEGLVSGDKWGSAVGVVAFILIIGGAFGIIMKTRAIEEGILKVIERTKGKESLIIPIMFFLFSLGGAVFGMGEEAIAFAMILVPIMIAIGYDAITGIMITYVATQIGFATSWMNPFGVAIAQGVSGVPVLSGAGFRIVMWIVFTLVGIIYTWRYAQAIRKEPKRSLSYASDEYFRKEGRVQDLNTKFTLGHSLVILTVAVGIAWIIWGVVEHAYYIPEIASQFFTIGLVAGIIGVLFKLNGMSWDDIADGFIDGAKDLLPAALVVGMAKGIVIILGGDSPDAPSVLNTMLYGAGQVVGDFPEAISAWCMYVFQSVFNFFVVSGSGQAALTMPLMAPLADIAGVSRQVAVLAFQLGDGLTNILVPTSAALLGTLGAARVDWGIWARFIIKFMLILFVLSSIFVITATLIGF from the coding sequence ATGGAGAAAGAACAAAAGGCATGGAAGGTACCACATACATTCATCATTGTGTTTTTCGTTGTACTGGCAGCCGCAATTTTAACGTATATCGTACCAAAGGGGCAGTTCACGACAGAAGAAATCACGTTCATGCAGGATGGAGAAGAACAAACCAAAACGGTATTAAATCCTGATTCGTTCAGTTATTTAAAGGATGATGACGGGAATCTAATTAGAGGAGGAACCAGTCTATTCGAGTCGGGTGGCGGAATTGGATTCCTTAATTATGTATTTGAAGGTCTTGTATCAGGGGATAAATGGGGATCTGCTGTAGGGGTAGTAGCCTTTATCTTAATAATTGGTGGAGCCTTTGGTATCATCATGAAAACAAGGGCCATTGAAGAAGGAATCCTAAAGGTCATTGAGAGGACCAAAGGAAAGGAATCTCTCATCATCCCTATTATGTTTTTCTTGTTCTCATTAGGGGGAGCCGTGTTCGGGATGGGGGAAGAGGCCATTGCCTTTGCCATGATTCTCGTTCCGATCATGATTGCGATTGGGTATGATGCCATCACTGGAATCATGATCACCTACGTGGCGACTCAAATCGGTTTCGCCACTTCATGGATGAATCCATTCGGAGTGGCTATCGCACAAGGGGTATCAGGTGTGCCGGTACTTTCAGGAGCAGGTTTCCGTATTGTTATGTGGATTGTCTTTACACTTGTGGGAATCATTTACACATGGAGATATGCCCAAGCGATTCGGAAGGAACCTAAACGAAGTCTTTCTTATGCTTCTGATGAATACTTCCGTAAAGAAGGCAGAGTACAAGACTTAAATACCAAATTCACTTTGGGTCATTCACTTGTTATATTAACGGTTGCAGTAGGTATTGCTTGGATTATTTGGGGAGTGGTGGAACACGCCTACTATATTCCGGAGATTGCGAGCCAATTCTTTACGATTGGATTAGTTGCAGGGATCATTGGCGTCCTGTTTAAATTGAATGGAATGTCATGGGATGATATAGCAGATGGATTCATCGACGGAGCGAAGGATTTATTGCCGGCTGCATTAGTTGTAGGTATGGCAAAAGGAATCGTCATTATCCTTGGTGGAGATTCCCCTGACGCACCTTCTGTATTAAATACGATGTTATATGGAGCAGGACAGGTGGTTGGGGATTTCCCTGAAGCCATTTCTGCCTGGTGTATGTATGTATTCCAGTCTGTATTCAACTTCTTTGTTGTATCTGGTTCCGGTCAAGCCGCTCTAACAATGCCTTTAATGGCTCCACTTGCAGATATTGCCGGGGTCTCACGTCAAGTAGCGGTCCTTGCCTTCCAATTAGGTGATGGATTGACCAATATTCTTGTTCCGACCTCAGCTGCCTTACTCGGTACGCTTGGAGCTGCCCGAGTCGATTGGGGTATATGGGCTAGATTCATTATTAAATTCATGCTCATTCTATTCGTTCTGTCATCGATCTTTGTGATAACGGCAACGCTCATCGGTTTCTGA
- a CDS encoding sigmaY antisigma factor component — MTKEELYILPLVIPILLTQSIYLFIDARKNGHNYWFWGIWGLIQCPFPLIFYFIFAKKIWRKFKAGERES; from the coding sequence ATGACAAAAGAAGAGCTCTATATCTTACCCCTTGTCATTCCGATCCTTCTGACTCAAAGTATTTACCTGTTCATCGATGCCCGGAAGAACGGACATAACTATTGGTTCTGGGGGATCTGGGGATTGATTCAGTGCCCATTCCCACTCATCTTTTATTTCATATTTGCAAAGAAGATTTGGAGGAAATTCAAGGCAGGGGAGAGGGAATCATGA
- the iadA gene encoding beta-aspartyl-peptidase, whose amino-acid sequence MLTLIQNGEVYAPEYLGKKDILIVDNKIGFIEDKIEPPHQFVEIKIVDATGKYVVPGFIDSHVHIMGGGGEGSFRTRTPEIQLTQATLAGITTLVGVIGTDGTTRTMASLVAKAKGLEEEGITCYAQTGSYQVPLKTLTGKIEDDIILVDRIIGVGEVAIADHRSSQPTVNELTKIASAARIGGMLSGKSGIVNVHVGDSHDHLKLLQEIVDTTDIPIKQFYPTHINRNAHLFEAGIQYAQRGGYVDFTTSTIPQFLEDGEVKCSKALKRMLDAGVPVEQITYTSDGQASLPNFDGGGELIGLQIGQVSSLYREVKDAVLEEGIPLETAIKVITSNPAKILKLKQKGHVEVEKDADLVLLDKDTLEVNSVFAKGKMMVENGEAIVKGTFE is encoded by the coding sequence ATGCTGACATTAATTCAAAACGGAGAAGTTTATGCTCCAGAATATTTAGGGAAAAAGGATATATTGATAGTTGATAATAAAATAGGTTTTATTGAAGATAAGATTGAACCTCCTCATCAATTTGTGGAAATAAAGATTGTGGACGCAACTGGAAAGTATGTTGTACCTGGTTTTATAGACTCGCACGTACATATAATGGGCGGAGGAGGCGAGGGCAGCTTTCGTACGAGAACACCGGAAATTCAGCTGACTCAGGCCACGCTTGCCGGTATCACGACCCTTGTTGGTGTGATTGGAACAGATGGAACGACAAGAACGATGGCGAGCCTTGTGGCAAAAGCAAAGGGCCTTGAAGAAGAGGGGATCACATGCTACGCGCAGACAGGTTCTTATCAAGTCCCCCTGAAAACGCTTACTGGTAAAATCGAGGATGATATTATATTAGTAGACCGCATCATCGGAGTAGGTGAAGTGGCGATTGCTGATCATCGTTCATCTCAACCCACAGTAAACGAATTAACAAAAATCGCTTCTGCTGCCCGAATCGGGGGCATGTTGTCCGGTAAATCGGGTATAGTCAATGTTCATGTAGGGGATAGTCATGACCACTTAAAACTTCTCCAGGAAATAGTCGATACAACGGATATTCCGATTAAACAATTTTATCCAACCCATATCAATCGAAATGCCCATCTGTTTGAAGCAGGTATTCAATACGCTCAAAGGGGTGGTTATGTAGACTTTACGACTAGTACCATTCCTCAATTTCTCGAAGATGGCGAAGTGAAATGCAGTAAAGCGTTAAAACGAATGCTCGATGCAGGTGTACCGGTTGAGCAAATCACATACACCTCGGATGGACAAGCAAGCTTACCTAATTTTGATGGGGGCGGAGAACTGATCGGATTACAGATTGGTCAGGTGTCGAGTCTATACAGGGAAGTAAAGGACGCTGTTCTGGAAGAAGGCATTCCGTTAGAAACAGCCATTAAAGTCATAACATCAAATCCTGCCAAAATCCTGAAGTTAAAGCAAAAAGGTCATGTTGAGGTAGAAAAGGACGCTGATCTCGTGCTGTTGGATAAGGATACGCTTGAGGTGAACTCGGTGTTTGCCAAGGGTAAGATGATGGTAGAGAACGGGGAAGCGATTGTGAAGGGAACGTTTGAATGA
- a CDS encoding MFS transporter has protein sequence MKKMIEIFKNPIFLKLFFANFTSHMGSVIGLTAFMFYLLDRFSEQPMYASLTEMMYSLPTLLVFFLVGVLADRMDRQKIAYHCDTISAFLTLLLFGAIYIGWLPLIFAILFLRSGVQKFFFPAEQGILQGVLSKDDYSTAAGLNQMVMSLFMLLGNAVAIFVYWTAGIYGAIAVDFVTFVISAILIRKCIIPEEVRLPNGKHTWKDLNIKSVTKDFTAGMNYILNHKLLLSLIGGFVVFGIVNGGFSVIPIFILKYKLAPESYEEYSILLGVAFGAGVLIGSILSSMLAQKFKFHVLIVAGLVISGTFIIAASFAPATWIFLTIIFFAALGLPLVNIAIGGWMPSIIDPKMMGRVQGWINPLMMLSQSITLGVIALTFPTVVTVEMLYWLVGGCLIIVGIFYTIILPKYVKEENNAQPAALNG, from the coding sequence ATGAAAAAAATGATTGAAATCTTTAAGAATCCAATTTTTCTAAAGTTGTTCTTTGCTAATTTCACTTCGCATATGGGAAGTGTGATTGGTTTGACTGCCTTTATGTTTTATCTACTGGATCGGTTTTCGGAGCAACCTATGTATGCTTCCCTGACTGAAATGATGTACTCATTACCCACTCTTCTCGTCTTCTTTCTTGTTGGAGTACTCGCTGACAGAATGGACCGGCAGAAAATTGCCTACCATTGTGATACGATCAGTGCGTTCCTTACACTACTATTATTCGGGGCCATCTACATTGGCTGGCTGCCCCTCATATTTGCCATCCTGTTTCTAAGAAGCGGAGTCCAGAAGTTCTTTTTTCCTGCTGAACAAGGGATACTGCAAGGAGTGCTTTCGAAAGATGATTATTCAACGGCTGCCGGCTTGAATCAAATGGTGATGAGCCTGTTTATGTTACTTGGAAATGCTGTTGCCATCTTTGTATATTGGACGGCGGGGATCTACGGTGCAATTGCAGTCGATTTTGTTACATTCGTTATTTCGGCCATCTTAATCAGGAAATGTATCATTCCCGAAGAGGTTCGACTTCCAAACGGCAAGCATACGTGGAAAGACTTGAACATTAAGTCTGTGACGAAAGATTTTACAGCCGGGATGAACTATATCCTGAATCATAAGCTGCTACTATCCTTAATTGGAGGATTTGTCGTATTTGGAATTGTGAACGGCGGATTTTCGGTCATTCCTATTTTTATATTGAAATATAAATTAGCACCAGAGTCTTATGAAGAATATTCGATTTTATTAGGTGTCGCATTCGGTGCCGGTGTATTGATTGGCAGTATTCTCTCTTCAATGCTTGCTCAGAAGTTTAAGTTTCATGTGTTGATAGTTGCAGGGCTGGTTATTTCCGGAACGTTTATCATCGCAGCATCTTTTGCGCCTGCGACTTGGATCTTCCTCACGATCATCTTTTTCGCTGCACTTGGCTTACCCCTTGTGAACATTGCAATCGGGGGATGGATGCCGAGCATCATTGACCCGAAAATGATGGGCAGGGTGCAAGGGTGGATCAATCCCCTTATGATGCTGTCACAATCCATTACCCTTGGAGTGATTGCTTTGACATTCCCTACCGTCGTAACCGTTGAAATGCTCTACTGGCTCGTTGGAGGATGTTTAATCATAGTAGGTATCTTCTACACCATCATTCTTCCTAAATATGTGAAAGAAGAAAATAATGCTCAGCCTGCTGCTCTGAATGGCTAA